In Colwellia sp. PAMC 20917, a single genomic region encodes these proteins:
- a CDS encoding GIY-YIG nuclease family protein, which produces MEKNTVSTGNVYVMTHSFFSDVIRIGCTPDDPVEYARLLSKNSPGDYSLVFSLACNNPCAIKKKIREYLNAQEYVNEFYQVSAEVAAKLLKRETLRIAITNKVSTD; this is translated from the coding sequence ATGGAAAAAAATACTGTTTCAACGGGTAACGTTTATGTGATGACTCACTCTTTTTTTTCAGATGTGATAAGAATAGGCTGTACTCCAGATGATCCGGTCGAATACGCTCGGTTACTATCAAAAAACTCGCCAGGTGATTACTCGCTGGTATTTTCTTTAGCGTGTAACAACCCGTGCGCGATAAAAAAGAAAATACGCGAATATCTCAACGCACAAGAATACGTTAATGAGTTTTACCAAGTATCGGCAGAAGTCGCAGCAAAACTGCTAAAAAGAGAAACCTTAAGAATTGCCATTACTAATAAAGTAAGTACTGACTAA
- a CDS encoding NUDIX hydrolase — protein sequence MRILKSTIHPDIRDMSARQFTRKATRAIVLKGEDILLLYTKRYHDYSLPGGGIDEGESNVAGLVRELKEETGAHNVQNIQAFGLYEEFRPWHKPDFELIHMESYCYICSIDEELLEPELEAHEINNGMHPVWMNIHQAISHNEQTIANSLKKGLSIERETFLLKLIVSELLAK from the coding sequence ATGCGTATACTAAAATCAACTATTCATCCTGACATTCGTGATATGTCAGCACGCCAATTTACTCGAAAAGCAACGCGGGCTATTGTTTTAAAGGGCGAAGATATACTTTTGCTTTATACCAAGCGGTACCATGATTACAGTTTACCCGGTGGCGGTATCGACGAAGGTGAAAGTAATGTTGCCGGTTTGGTGCGCGAGTTAAAAGAAGAAACTGGCGCGCATAATGTGCAAAATATTCAAGCGTTTGGTTTATATGAAGAGTTTAGACCTTGGCATAAGCCCGACTTCGAACTTATTCATATGGAGTCTTATTGTTATATTTGCTCGATAGATGAAGAGTTACTTGAACCCGAGCTTGAAGCGCATGAAATTAACAATGGTATGCATCCAGTTTGGATGAATATACATCAAGCCATTAGTCATAATGAGCAAACAATAGCGAATAGTCTAAAAAAGGGACTTTCTATTGAACGGGAAACTTTTTTGTTAAAGCTTATTGTTAGTGAGCTACTAGCCAAATAG